From Sporocytophaga myxococcoides, the proteins below share one genomic window:
- a CDS encoding HlyD family secretion protein has protein sequence MKKKFLYFGIALAIVLGVIYCPFKFTYIVYATGKVFPTYEWVLGRTYDGRITETIKNNQLGVISSYAGKEFQRGDVFDFYINPEINNKQFVERGETIGILNSTELMRQINQLKGEREVEKALLKVYSTGQKIQTIKEAETNLTLAKERFSIQDKLISRQADLFKDSLISPQQYDIAKNEYELSKINLTLAEAQLKTLSTGEKPEQIKFIIEKIENLTKQIASLESRKEALQIKAPFAGLIQRKKGGLSSVEVLANIVDTASYIIVTPVRIKEFKNLANGQKCVLKLFNSDCEMEATVCHIDNAIQIIGGKQAIYVTAKIDKKCPGVYPGIFAQTNLHCGQHTIIEYSKLLFQSLFYR, from the coding sequence ATGAAGAAGAAGTTTTTATATTTTGGAATTGCTTTAGCAATTGTCTTAGGAGTTATTTATTGTCCGTTTAAATTCACATACATCGTTTATGCAACGGGAAAAGTATTTCCAACATATGAATGGGTACTGGGCCGAACGTACGACGGAAGAATCACTGAAACAATTAAAAATAATCAGCTGGGTGTTATCAGTTCTTATGCAGGTAAGGAATTTCAAAGAGGGGATGTATTTGATTTTTATATAAATCCTGAAATTAACAATAAGCAATTTGTTGAAAGAGGAGAAACCATCGGAATTCTGAATTCAACTGAATTAATGCGTCAGATCAATCAGCTAAAAGGAGAAAGAGAAGTAGAAAAAGCTTTATTAAAAGTATATTCTACTGGGCAGAAAATTCAGACTATTAAAGAAGCTGAAACAAACTTAACTTTAGCAAAAGAAAGATTTTCCATTCAGGATAAGCTTATATCAAGACAAGCGGACCTCTTTAAAGATTCACTAATCTCTCCTCAACAGTATGATATTGCAAAGAATGAATACGAATTGAGTAAAATCAATCTGACACTCGCTGAAGCTCAGTTAAAAACGCTATCCACAGGAGAAAAACCTGAACAGATAAAATTCATCATTGAAAAGATTGAAAATCTTACAAAACAGATTGCAAGCCTTGAATCCAGAAAAGAAGCCTTACAGATTAAAGCTCCTTTTGCAGGATTGATACAAAGAAAAAAAGGGGGCCTGTCATCAGTGGAAGTCCTTGCAAATATTGTAGATACAGCATCCTATATCATAGTTACTCCGGTCAGAATTAAAGAATTTAAAAATCTTGCCAATGGCCAAAAATGTGTACTCAAACTATTCAATTCTGACTGTGAAATGGAAGCTACTGTTTGCCATATAGACAATGCCATCCAAATTATAGGCGGCAAACAAGCAATTTATGTTACTGCGAAAATCGACAAAAAATGTCCTGGGGTGTACCCTGGAATATTTGCTCAGACCAACTTACATTGTGGCCAACATACTATCATCGAATATTCCAAACTATTATTTCAAAGCTTATTCTACAGATGA
- a CDS encoding response regulator — translation MFDLNSIKEPIFILDLNGKIIEKNKAGDDSLALFFKEGIIKKPLHQLFDLCLKENTSKDIQLWGYSKYLITFQKNNENRVIGQFSLLPQEMTKSTTSKERINLQEIIDNLPLNIYLKNPSGEIIYINPYFQRSDSGLNKSFLGLTAIDYLDKETATKVQAEEKEIWRSGQSRMTEKSMIINGQSKSFLTGKVPAAFPDVGKVLLCYSIDITQQKQTSEILKKEKEHAEASSKAKEQFISVISHEIRTPMNTVVGMTNLLLQSQHYPEQRDYLNALKASSDNLLAIVNDILDLSKIESGKIFFEQTDFSLRNLLEDLRKTFAFKAAEKNVLITLNVSNDIPLYLKGDPFRLNQILLNLISNSVKFTEVGTIDIVADLIESSPKEIQILFTIKDTGIGIPEEKLSLIFESFTQANLDISRKYGGTGLGLTITKKLIELQGGNIGVESKINEGSKFIFNLKFIRSQKTKIRVPPESSINKFQGLDNLRLLVVEDNKMNQLVVLKFLEKQNIQADIAEDGPQALELLKNKEYDLILMDIQMPGMDGYKVSEIIRKEFSEPKSSTPIIALTAMALSEVQEKIKVYGINDYILKPFSPDSLFSKIAENAGNITKDTTPIKTLQPVITNQKHTDLTYLINASDNNASFIKQMIEIFLKQTPDFLSELRTFHDNQDWENFRKVMHKMKPTIKMMGINELNKNVEFIETSVKQQQNLSEVSSHLSIIDTVCQSSFKELQQELERLP, via the coding sequence ATGTTTGATTTGAATAGTATTAAGGAACCAATTTTTATTTTGGATCTAAATGGGAAAATCATTGAAAAGAATAAAGCCGGAGATGATTCCTTAGCTTTATTTTTCAAAGAAGGCATTATCAAAAAACCTCTTCATCAGCTATTTGACTTATGCCTGAAAGAGAATACCTCCAAAGACATTCAACTTTGGGGATATTCAAAGTACCTTATTACCTTCCAAAAGAACAATGAAAACAGGGTGATAGGACAATTCAGCCTTTTACCCCAAGAAATGACAAAGAGCACGACTTCAAAAGAAAGAATCAATCTTCAGGAAATCATAGACAATCTACCTCTTAACATTTATCTGAAAAATCCCTCAGGAGAAATTATCTATATCAATCCATATTTTCAAAGGTCAGATTCAGGATTAAACAAAAGCTTTCTTGGACTCACTGCTATTGATTATTTGGATAAAGAAACTGCAACAAAGGTTCAGGCGGAAGAAAAAGAAATATGGAGATCAGGCCAATCGAGGATGACTGAAAAATCCATGATCATTAATGGACAGTCAAAATCATTCCTGACAGGCAAAGTTCCTGCAGCATTTCCTGATGTTGGCAAGGTACTATTATGTTATAGTATTGATATTACCCAACAAAAACAGACGTCTGAAATTTTAAAAAAAGAAAAGGAACATGCGGAAGCTTCGTCTAAGGCTAAAGAACAGTTTATTTCCGTTATTAGTCATGAGATTAGAACTCCTATGAATACAGTGGTTGGCATGACTAATCTATTGTTGCAAAGTCAACACTATCCTGAACAACGAGATTACCTAAACGCTCTTAAGGCATCTTCGGATAATCTGCTAGCCATAGTTAATGACATCCTTGATCTTTCAAAAATAGAGTCAGGAAAAATATTCTTTGAGCAGACCGATTTTTCTCTTCGTAACTTATTAGAAGACCTGAGGAAAACATTTGCTTTCAAGGCGGCTGAAAAGAATGTATTGATCACATTAAATGTAAGCAACGACATTCCCCTTTACCTGAAAGGAGATCCTTTCCGACTAAATCAAATTTTATTAAACCTTATTTCAAATTCTGTAAAATTTACTGAAGTAGGAACCATAGATATAGTAGCAGATTTAATAGAATCTTCCCCAAAGGAGATACAGATATTATTTACAATTAAAGACACAGGAATTGGAATACCAGAGGAAAAACTCTCTTTAATCTTTGAAAGCTTTACTCAGGCAAATCTCGACATATCAAGGAAATATGGAGGTACTGGATTAGGCCTTACTATAACAAAAAAGCTAATCGAACTTCAAGGTGGGAACATAGGTGTTGAAAGTAAAATTAATGAAGGTTCAAAGTTTATTTTTAATCTGAAATTCATCAGATCCCAGAAAACTAAAATAAGGGTGCCACCGGAATCTTCCATAAATAAATTTCAAGGATTGGATAATCTCCGACTTCTTGTGGTAGAAGATAATAAAATGAATCAGCTTGTAGTCCTTAAATTTCTTGAAAAACAGAACATACAAGCAGACATTGCAGAGGATGGCCCTCAAGCCCTGGAGCTGTTGAAAAACAAGGAATATGATCTTATCCTAATGGACATACAAATGCCGGGAATGGATGGCTACAAAGTAAGTGAAATAATCAGAAAAGAATTTTCTGAGCCGAAAAGCAGTACCCCAATTATAGCTTTAACAGCTATGGCGTTGTCTGAGGTCCAGGAAAAGATAAAAGTATATGGAATCAACGATTATATATTAAAACCTTTTAGCCCTGACAGTCTCTTCTCCAAAATAGCTGAAAATGCAGGTAATATAACTAAGGACACAACTCCAATTAAAACTCTTCAACCAGTGATTACAAATCAAAAACACACTGACCTGACTTATCTGATCAATGCATCTGATAATAATGCAAGCTTCATCAAACAAATGATCGAGATCTTCCTTAAGCAAACACCTGATTTCTTAAGTGAATTAAGGACTTTTCATGACAATCAGGACTGGGAGAACTTCAGAAAAGTAATGCACAAAATGAAGCCCACCATTAAGATGATGGGCATTAATGAATTGAACAAAAATGTTGAGTTTATTGAAACTTCAGTAAAGCAACAACAGAATCTATCTGAAGTTTCTTCTCATCTGAGTATCATAGATACAGTATGCCAATCATCTTTTAAGGAGCTTCAACAGGAACTGGAGAGGCTTCCCTGA
- the rlmD gene encoding 23S rRNA (uracil(1939)-C(5))-methyltransferase RlmD — MSKKDKQFRFEKVTIGEMAAEGKCVARVNEKVIFTEFLAPGDVADLRIYKTKKRFAFAKAEHIYEFSSSRTTPVCEHFGTCGGCKWQHITYENQALYKEKQVKDNLERIGKLNIEEYLPIIQAKSIYNYRNKLEFSFSDKRWLTNEEIGSEDTLNDMNGLGFHVPERFDKVLDIKKCHLQQDPSNAIRLEVRKFAVEHQIPFYNLREHFGILRNLIIRNSSLGELMVILQVRDFTDKVESLLEHLKLKFPEITSLQYVVNQKSNDTFNDLDIHLFHGKPYITEQMENLNFRVSPKSFYQTNSIQAYELYKVTRDFAGLTGNENVYDLYTGTGTIANFVAGKAKKVTGIEYVPMAIEDAKINSSINNIYNTSFYAGDVKDILTTSFLEKEGAPDVIITDPPRAGMHEHVIQKMLELAPQRIVYVSCNPATQARDLALLNEKYAVKKVRPVDMFPQTHHVENVALLEKIN; from the coding sequence ATGAGTAAAAAAGATAAACAATTTCGCTTTGAAAAAGTAACAATTGGCGAAATGGCAGCCGAAGGAAAATGCGTGGCAAGAGTAAATGAAAAAGTGATTTTCACTGAGTTTCTGGCTCCTGGCGATGTAGCGGATCTAAGAATTTATAAAACAAAAAAAAGATTTGCCTTCGCTAAGGCTGAACATATTTACGAATTTTCTTCTTCCAGAACAACACCTGTCTGCGAGCATTTTGGTACTTGCGGAGGTTGTAAATGGCAGCATATAACCTATGAAAATCAAGCTCTTTACAAAGAGAAACAAGTCAAAGATAATCTTGAAAGAATAGGTAAATTAAATATTGAAGAATATCTGCCTATTATTCAGGCTAAATCAATTTATAACTACAGAAACAAACTTGAGTTTTCTTTTTCTGATAAAAGGTGGCTCACCAATGAGGAAATCGGCTCAGAGGACACTCTTAACGATATGAACGGACTTGGCTTTCATGTGCCTGAAAGATTTGATAAAGTCCTGGACATAAAGAAGTGCCATCTTCAACAGGACCCTTCAAATGCTATCAGACTTGAAGTAAGGAAATTTGCAGTAGAACATCAGATTCCTTTTTATAATTTAAGAGAACACTTCGGGATACTCAGAAATCTGATTATCAGAAATTCAAGTCTGGGAGAATTAATGGTCATCCTTCAGGTAAGAGATTTTACGGATAAGGTAGAATCACTTCTGGAACATCTAAAATTGAAATTCCCCGAGATAACCAGTCTGCAATATGTGGTAAATCAAAAATCCAACGATACTTTCAATGATCTTGATATCCACTTGTTCCATGGTAAGCCTTACATCACCGAACAAATGGAAAATCTTAATTTCAGGGTAAGTCCGAAATCTTTTTATCAGACAAATTCAATACAGGCTTATGAGCTGTACAAAGTAACAAGAGATTTTGCGGGATTAACTGGAAATGAAAATGTCTATGATCTGTATACAGGAACCGGAACTATAGCCAATTTTGTGGCAGGCAAGGCGAAAAAGGTAACAGGTATAGAATATGTTCCAATGGCAATAGAAGATGCAAAAATAAATTCTTCCATCAATAATATTTACAATACTTCATTTTATGCAGGCGATGTGAAAGATATCCTTACTACTTCTTTTCTTGAAAAAGAAGGCGCCCCGGATGTTATCATTACAGATCCGCCAAGGGCTGGTATGCATGAACATGTAATACAAAAAATGCTTGAGCTCGCTCCGCAAAGAATTGTTTATGTAAGCTGCAACCCTGCAACTCAAGCAAGGGATCTTGCATTATTGAATGAAAAATATGCAGTGAAAAAAGTAAGACCGGTAGATATGTTTCCACAGACGCACCATGTGGAGAATGTGGCATTGTTGGAAAAAATTAACTGA
- a CDS encoding acyltransferase family protein produces the protein MQTSLTNVSVASRVYGLDILRAIAIIFVLEEHGNDFLYEAFSIKAPHLDGVKLFFVLSGFLIGQILIKTLHTGLSMKALYAFWIRRWFRTLPNYYFILIILVGINILIPVFEGTYTSFFFFCQNLFYPQQRFFLESWSLAVEEWFYILFPVTLYLLNKTFPSRHKLSLLVSIGFFIIGAVLVRIYKESYLDIQIFKDWDVEFRKVVFTRLDNIVFGVLGAFISNYYHSLWVKHKVAFLISGILLLLGDRIYFLFITNYIISYGWYSNIISFTIGSIATLALLPFLSELKTGKGIIFRLLTYISIISYSLYMVNLSLVRFRIIPYSNEWLIKFGLASYINYIDVALYWLYTIILSLLLYHFFEKPMTNLRDKLYIKKSQPSL, from the coding sequence ATGCAGACTTCCCTTACAAATGTGAGTGTCGCATCAAGGGTATACGGACTTGATATACTCAGAGCAATAGCCATAATATTTGTACTGGAAGAACATGGTAACGATTTCCTATATGAGGCTTTTTCAATAAAAGCACCTCATCTTGATGGTGTAAAATTGTTTTTCGTATTAAGCGGATTTCTGATAGGTCAAATCCTTATCAAAACTTTACATACAGGTCTTTCAATGAAAGCCCTGTATGCCTTCTGGATTAGAAGATGGTTCAGAACTTTACCCAATTATTATTTTATATTAATTATTTTAGTCGGAATCAACATACTTATTCCGGTATTCGAAGGAACATACACTTCCTTCTTTTTCTTTTGTCAAAACCTCTTCTACCCTCAACAACGCTTCTTTCTTGAATCCTGGAGCCTTGCTGTTGAAGAATGGTTTTACATCTTATTCCCTGTTACATTATATCTTTTAAATAAAACCTTTCCCTCAAGACATAAATTAAGTCTGCTTGTATCAATAGGATTTTTCATTATAGGAGCGGTTCTGGTAAGAATATACAAAGAAAGTTATCTTGACATTCAAATATTCAAAGACTGGGATGTGGAGTTCAGGAAAGTAGTTTTTACAAGACTTGACAATATAGTTTTCGGTGTCCTTGGAGCATTTATCAGTAACTATTACCACTCTTTATGGGTTAAACATAAAGTAGCATTCCTGATATCAGGGATTCTTTTACTTCTCGGAGACAGGATATACTTTCTATTCATTACGAATTACATCATTTCATATGGTTGGTATTCTAATATTATTTCTTTTACAATAGGGTCAATAGCCACACTTGCATTATTACCCTTTTTATCAGAACTAAAAACGGGCAAAGGAATAATATTCAGACTCCTCACGTACATTAGTATTATCTCTTACTCGCTTTATATGGTTAATTTATCACTTGTTAGATTCAGAATTATTCCCTATTCTAATGAATGGTTGATAAAGTTCGGATTAGCATCCTACATAAATTATATAGATGTAGCATTGTATTGGCTTTATACAATCATACTTTCTCTTCTTTTATATCACTTTTTTGAAAAGCCAATGACGAACCTGAGAGATAAATTGTATATAAAAAAATCTCAACCAAGTTTATAA
- a CDS encoding lamin tail domain-containing protein, translating into MKKIIILKVFCLLFAINAFAQSDLVITEILYNQPGNDTLEFIELYNKGSQPLNLAGYKVTSGFDYVFPAYVLQPGSYVVVARYADFFEQTFGLVPLQWDNGTLSNSGEKIVIKTPSGAIADSVEYDNKKPWDNKADGEGSSLVLCDVNSDNAFGYNWDASNDIGGIFEDGSIIYASPGEGNSVCNVSPDTYPPLIKRVYAPQNNIVKVIFNESLDISSAQTVSNYSGLNVTSATLSASKDTVTLTLSVALEIASVNSITITDVADVLGNKFISQSFSFIFNNTKAPLVITEIMYNNPGTDTLEFIELYNNGPEAVNIGGYYFSDGIDFVFPSIVVGSKQYIVVCANQTYFNSFFDLTNTYQWTSGSLNNSGESITLRNTADVVIDHVLYSFNAPWPAEADGNGPSLKFCDPELDNNYGANWSYSDVYVKDYLGLPIYATPGTDDEACVLSLFGQKTSIQKIKVYPNPSAGIFRLDLESGRNSVEVLNSFGQVVYSKETNSVNEEINLSDQKKGIYFIRLINLDMDVSSSAKIVIE; encoded by the coding sequence ATGAAGAAGATAATTATACTTAAAGTTTTTTGTTTATTGTTTGCAATTAATGCTTTTGCTCAATCTGATCTTGTAATTACTGAAATCCTGTATAATCAACCTGGTAATGATACGCTGGAGTTTATTGAGCTATACAATAAAGGTAGCCAACCATTAAATCTGGCAGGATATAAAGTAACAAGTGGTTTTGATTATGTTTTTCCAGCCTATGTTCTACAACCTGGCAGTTATGTTGTTGTAGCGAGGTATGCAGATTTTTTTGAACAAACGTTTGGCTTGGTTCCTCTCCAGTGGGACAATGGTACATTGAGTAACAGTGGTGAAAAGATCGTTATTAAAACTCCTTCGGGAGCAATTGCAGATTCTGTAGAGTATGATAACAAGAAGCCATGGGATAATAAGGCTGATGGAGAGGGGTCTTCATTGGTTTTATGTGATGTCAATTCTGATAATGCGTTCGGATATAATTGGGATGCCTCTAATGATATAGGAGGGATCTTTGAAGACGGCTCTATCATTTATGCTTCACCAGGAGAAGGGAACTCTGTATGTAATGTATCACCGGATACCTATCCTCCTCTTATTAAAAGAGTTTATGCGCCTCAGAATAACATTGTTAAAGTTATTTTTAATGAATCCTTAGATATTTCTTCTGCACAGACTGTTTCCAATTATTCCGGGCTGAATGTCACATCCGCAACGCTCTCTGCTTCCAAAGATACAGTAACTCTTACTCTATCTGTAGCGCTTGAAATTGCAAGTGTAAATTCAATTACTATCACTGATGTTGCAGATGTATTAGGAAATAAATTTATTTCTCAATCCTTTAGTTTTATATTTAATAATACAAAAGCGCCTCTTGTTATAACTGAAATAATGTACAATAACCCCGGTACAGACACTCTTGAGTTTATAGAACTTTATAATAATGGTCCTGAAGCTGTAAATATTGGCGGTTATTATTTTTCAGATGGAATTGATTTCGTATTCCCTTCAATTGTTGTTGGATCAAAACAGTATATCGTGGTATGTGCAAATCAAACGTACTTCAATTCCTTTTTTGATTTAACTAATACTTATCAATGGACTTCAGGTAGTCTTAATAATAGTGGTGAAAGTATTACATTAAGAAATACAGCGGATGTTGTTATAGATCATGTCTTATATTCATTTAACGCTCCTTGGCCTGCAGAAGCAGATGGGAATGGTCCATCTTTAAAATTCTGTGATCCGGAGTTAGACAATAACTATGGGGCTAACTGGTCTTATTCTGACGTTTATGTGAAAGATTATCTCGGGCTTCCTATATATGCAACACCTGGGACAGATGATGAAGCTTGTGTTTTATCTTTGTTCGGGCAAAAGACATCTATACAGAAAATTAAAGTTTATCCGAATCCCTCAGCAGGAATTTTCAGGCTTGATCTGGAATCTGGCAGAAATTCCGTTGAAGTGTTGAATAGCTTTGGCCAGGTGGTTTATTCAAAGGAAACTAATTCTGTTAATGAAGAAATAAATTTATCTGATCAGAAGAAAGGTATATACTTTATCCGTTTGATAAACTTGGATATGGACGTATCTTCTTCTGCAAAGATTGTTATAGAATAG
- a CDS encoding gliding motility-associated C-terminal domain-containing protein, translating into MRLYFDKLNAAPGLIDADITIKTNIFRKSDNVQVGTQELVRGIDYERVKYATEECDFLERGVQETLNLKYKANIFLDPAIYDDPGGYYIVWERCCRNGEIKNIVDPDKAGQVFYLEFPPVRRGGRPFVNSSPVFDDMVADYFCRNQMNTFNFGGYDLDGDSLVYTLVTPLNGHASIYGEVSPDPKPAPYDPIIWMSGYSASNMIKGNPALKVDQRTGVLSVNPSEANNRLFVVSMIVDEYRNNRKIGQVRRDYQFLVKNCPVNLGPKVDIEKPKGPDTEFRGDTFVVKLNEIKAFELLLSDSSTTVLNRPANIHISKISTNLPPSIFTPPGPQQLRPGVNDTVRAPFVFNPCDKLLIEEEKLFDLDIVVSDDGCPHPRTDTLKIKVLIIPPPENPAPILQFDPGGKTIDVFPGSSNRINVIGLDSADFMYLSATGVDFNLEDKGMFFTNINGKDSIANPLLWMPDCDELNPGVFNVVFKLKDSSCVYSHQVYDTLTLRVKDSETQVDKVDPKNLITPNGDNRNDTYTIPDLYGGNCEYHFKGIEIYNRWGSRVFKSEDPGFSWDPAGYPDGIYYYVVDLNKKKIKGWLEVMR; encoded by the coding sequence ATGAGGCTTTATTTCGATAAACTTAATGCTGCGCCCGGGTTAATAGATGCAGACATTACAATAAAAACAAATATTTTCAGAAAGTCAGACAATGTACAGGTTGGTACACAGGAACTGGTTAGGGGTATTGACTATGAGAGGGTTAAGTATGCAACCGAAGAATGTGATTTTTTGGAGAGAGGGGTTCAAGAGACTTTAAACCTTAAATATAAAGCCAATATCTTTCTTGATCCTGCTATTTATGATGATCCAGGAGGGTATTATATTGTTTGGGAAAGATGTTGCAGAAATGGGGAAATTAAAAATATTGTGGACCCTGATAAAGCAGGTCAGGTTTTTTACCTTGAATTTCCACCGGTTAGAAGAGGCGGGAGGCCATTTGTAAATTCCTCTCCTGTTTTTGATGATATGGTAGCGGATTATTTTTGCAGAAACCAGATGAATACTTTTAATTTTGGAGGATATGATCTTGATGGGGATTCATTAGTATATACTCTGGTAACCCCGTTAAACGGCCATGCAAGTATTTATGGCGAAGTATCGCCAGATCCAAAACCTGCTCCCTATGATCCTATTATCTGGATGTCGGGATATAGTGCTTCCAATATGATTAAAGGAAACCCTGCATTAAAGGTAGATCAACGCACAGGGGTATTGTCTGTAAATCCGAGTGAAGCCAACAACAGACTGTTTGTTGTTTCCATGATTGTCGATGAATATAGAAACAATAGAAAGATAGGGCAGGTGAGACGGGATTACCAGTTCCTTGTGAAAAATTGCCCTGTAAATCTTGGCCCTAAGGTAGACATAGAGAAGCCTAAAGGGCCTGATACTGAGTTTAGAGGAGATACTTTTGTAGTGAAGCTAAATGAAATAAAAGCTTTTGAGCTTTTGTTGTCCGATTCAAGTACAACTGTTTTAAATCGTCCAGCTAATATTCATATTTCCAAAATAAGTACCAATCTACCTCCTTCAATTTTTACACCTCCTGGACCTCAGCAGTTAAGGCCTGGTGTAAATGATACTGTGAGGGCTCCGTTTGTTTTTAATCCCTGTGATAAATTGCTGATAGAGGAGGAGAAATTATTTGATCTTGATATTGTAGTAAGCGATGATGGATGCCCCCATCCACGAACAGATACACTTAAAATAAAGGTTTTAATTATACCTCCCCCTGAAAACCCTGCACCTATATTACAGTTTGATCCTGGAGGAAAGACAATAGACGTTTTCCCTGGCTCTTCAAATAGGATAAATGTAATTGGGCTTGATTCTGCTGATTTTATGTATTTATCAGCTACAGGAGTTGATTTTAATCTGGAAGATAAGGGAATGTTTTTTACCAATATAAATGGGAAGGATTCTATTGCCAATCCGCTTTTATGGATGCCAGACTGCGATGAGCTCAATCCAGGTGTATTTAATGTCGTCTTTAAGTTAAAGGATAGTAGTTGCGTCTATTCACATCAGGTTTATGATACATTAACATTAAGAGTAAAGGATAGTGAAACTCAGGTAGATAAGGTTGATCCTAAAAACCTGATCACGCCAAATGGAGATAATAGGAATGATACTTACACAATACCAGATTTATACGGTGGTAACTGCGAATATCACTTTAAGGGCATAGAAATATATAACAGGTGGGGAAGCAGGGTATTCAAATCTGAAGACCCTGGTTTTTCATGGGATCCTGCGGGGTACCCCGATGGAATTTATTATTATGTCGTTGATCTTAATAAAAAGAAAATCAAAGGCTGGCTTGAAGTAATGCGATGA
- a CDS encoding TetR/AcrR family transcriptional regulator, which produces MKERIVKGAEEFFLSYGVKIITMDEIARNLGISKKTIYQYYKDKNELVCEVMNNHLKEREQSYLQIADLAADPIDELIKLSEYIRDSFRNINSIILFEVERYFPKAYKNWVDHKEKCLKGYIVDILNKGKIQGLFRQDINVEMIARLRIEEIQLGFNIAVFPPLQFPIQELQMQFIDYFLHGICTLKGHKLINQYKKIQEED; this is translated from the coding sequence ATGAAAGAACGAATAGTAAAAGGCGCAGAAGAGTTTTTTCTGAGTTACGGTGTGAAAATCATCACAATGGATGAGATTGCTAGGAACCTTGGAATTTCCAAAAAAACCATTTATCAATATTATAAAGATAAGAATGAGCTTGTTTGTGAGGTAATGAATAATCATCTGAAGGAAAGGGAGCAAAGCTATCTTCAGATTGCTGATTTAGCAGCCGATCCTATAGATGAGCTTATAAAATTATCAGAATATATAAGAGATTCATTTCGGAATATAAATTCAATTATACTTTTTGAGGTCGAAAGATATTTCCCAAAAGCTTATAAAAACTGGGTGGATCATAAGGAAAAATGCCTTAAGGGATATATTGTAGATATATTGAATAAAGGCAAGATTCAGGGACTTTTCAGACAGGATATCAATGTGGAAATGATAGCAAGGCTTAGGATAGAGGAGATTCAACTTGGATTTAACATTGCTGTTTTTCCTCCACTACAATTCCCGATTCAGGAACTGCAGATGCAGTTTATAGATTATTTCCTTCACGGAATCTGCACATTAAAAGGACATAAATTAATTAACCAATACAAAAAAATCCAGGAAGAAGATTGA